From Candidatus Manganitrophus morganii, the proteins below share one genomic window:
- a CDS encoding response regulator, producing the protein MPIRILLVEDTPVNMYVLQRVFNKEGFEVLEATDGKEAVRKAEKEKPDIVLMDMRLPGMSGYEAVTLLHKKIPSLPIIAVTADALPGDREWCLNLGCADYFSKPIKYREVIDAVYRIIKDGDNRSTANA; encoded by the coding sequence ATGCCGATACGGATTTTATTGGTCGAAGACACGCCGGTGAACATGTATGTCCTTCAGCGCGTCTTCAACAAGGAAGGATTCGAGGTGCTGGAGGCGACCGACGGGAAAGAGGCGGTCCGCAAAGCCGAAAAGGAAAAACCCGATATCGTCCTGATGGACATGCGTCTTCCCGGCATGAGCGGGTACGAAGCGGTGACCCTCCTCCACAAGAAGATCCCCTCGCTTCCGATCATCGCCGTGACCGCCGACGCCCTTCCGGGAGACCGGGAGTGGTGCCTGAACCTCGGATGCGCCGATTATTTTTCCAAGCCGATCAAATACCGGGAAGTGATCGACGCGGTTTATCGAATTATCAAAGACGGCGACAATCGATCGACCGCAAACGCTTAA
- a CDS encoding hybrid sensor histidine kinase/response regulator, which translates to MPTVLVVDDTETNRYILEKILKTEGFQVISAENGAQTLARAAEDRPDLILLDINMPDMDGFEVCRRLKKNRQTEVIPVIIVSATYYDLESRIRGIELGAIDYLTQPVNKGELLARVHSNLRSKYYYDRAVKDAERFKRMTEVGNLLFASLSSGPFPSEIATKIMQMFDAAGAAVLFRDRSEGHFRWTMTGGIFAGLESDPDALTGETQGLLAQVLSKQRRTVLSRAEVAADPSLGRILAGKELEGLVLSPLSYQTYTKGVLLIALRRPLLSPEEEDPLEILSSRMTAGLLNREAYQYLHRTNEVLTRTNLKLREETMQHQTSISYTSHDLKTPLNAIMGFASLLRDGNMDDEKKKSAVERILTNSKDLLRMLEKGLDQFRSKATEAAEVDLSELVREQIQNELIPLLFGKEVEAESRIEPGVRIRVSDPDLIKHILSNLLSNAAKFTPTGSIQIRVRKAKEKEEEGAQIVVTDTGIGIEADRMARIFDTFSHTSGYEGTGIGLTIVHHIVQRLRGKIKVKSTTGAGTQFTVWLPRHSDSAG; encoded by the coding sequence ATGCCGACCGTTTTAGTCGTGGATGATACCGAAACCAATCGGTATATCCTGGAGAAAATTTTAAAGACCGAGGGCTTCCAGGTCATCTCCGCCGAAAACGGCGCCCAAACCCTGGCCCGCGCCGCCGAGGACCGGCCCGACCTGATCCTCCTCGACATCAATATGCCCGACATGGACGGGTTCGAAGTTTGCCGGCGCCTCAAAAAAAATCGACAGACCGAGGTAATTCCGGTCATCATCGTCTCCGCCACTTATTACGATCTCGAAAGCCGCATCCGCGGCATCGAGCTGGGGGCGATCGACTATTTGACGCAGCCGGTCAACAAAGGGGAGCTGTTGGCCCGCGTCCACAGCAACCTCCGGTCAAAATACTATTATGACCGGGCGGTCAAAGATGCAGAGCGCTTCAAGCGGATGACCGAGGTCGGGAATCTTCTCTTCGCCTCCCTCTCAAGCGGCCCATTTCCTTCCGAGATCGCGACGAAGATCATGCAGATGTTCGACGCGGCGGGAGCCGCCGTCCTCTTTCGAGACCGGTCGGAGGGGCACTTCCGCTGGACGATGACCGGCGGTATTTTTGCGGGACTGGAGAGCGACCCCGACGCACTCACGGGGGAAACCCAAGGGCTGCTGGCGCAGGTGCTCTCAAAGCAGCGGCGGACGGTCCTCTCTCGCGCCGAGGTCGCGGCCGATCCTTCTCTTGGAAGAATCTTGGCCGGAAAGGAGTTGGAGGGATTGGTCCTCTCGCCGCTCTCCTACCAAACGTACACCAAGGGGGTGCTGCTGATCGCCCTTCGCAGGCCGCTCCTCTCCCCCGAGGAGGAAGATCCCCTTGAGATTCTCTCCTCCCGAATGACCGCCGGACTGCTGAACCGGGAGGCCTACCAATATCTTCACCGGACGAACGAAGTTCTCACCCGGACCAACCTGAAACTTCGAGAAGAGACGATGCAACACCAAACCTCCATCTCCTACACCTCTCACGACCTGAAAACGCCGTTAAACGCCATCATGGGATTTGCCTCGCTCCTTCGGGACGGAAACATGGATGACGAAAAGAAAAAGTCGGCGGTCGAGCGGATCCTCACCAATTCGAAAGACCTTCTCCGGATGCTCGAAAAAGGGCTCGACCAGTTCCGCTCCAAAGCGACCGAGGCGGCCGAGGTCGATCTGAGCGAGCTGGTCCGGGAGCAGATCCAGAACGAGCTGATTCCCCTCCTCTTCGGGAAGGAGGTGGAGGCGGAGAGCCGGATTGAGCCGGGGGTGCGCATCCGCGTCTCCGACCCGGATCTGATCAAACATATCCTCTCGAATCTCCTGTCCAACGCGGCCAAGTTCACCCCGACCGGGAGCATCCAGATCCGGGTTCGGAAGGCGAAGGAGAAAGAAGAAGAGGGGGCTCAAATCGTCGTGACGGACACCGGGATCGGCATCGAGGCCGACCGGATGGCCCGCATCTTCGACACGTTCAGCCACACGTCTGGATATGAAGGGACCGGGATCGGCCTCACGATCGTCCACCACATCGTTCAACGGCTGCGCGGAAAGATCAAGGTGAAAAGCACGACGGGGGCCGGAACGCAATTTACCGTCTGGCTCCCTCGACACTCCGATTCGGCCGGTTGA
- a CDS encoding TrmJ/YjtD family RNA methyltransferase, producing MNNAPPLDSSRHDRITFCLVAPESPGNIGSASRALKNMGFSRLALVSPTDPRGEESIRMAYRSREVLDEAGLFPDLSEALSETEWVVGISGRKRTGAGVESIETLAPEIWERAGRQNVTLLFGPEGTGLSNEALSRCHRTTFIPTGPRFSSLNLAQAVLLVAAALHRASAQPASSDPNGRPAPGIASVAETESFFHEMERTLEEIGFLKPPAKKKTIRRLREILMRAEVDSEEAKLLRAMFRQMLRAAEKKKSN from the coding sequence GTGAACAACGCGCCTCCCCTTGATTCATCACGGCACGACCGGATCACCTTCTGCCTCGTTGCGCCCGAAAGCCCCGGCAACATCGGAAGCGCCTCCCGCGCCCTCAAGAACATGGGATTCAGCCGCTTGGCGCTCGTCTCCCCGACCGATCCGCGCGGCGAGGAATCGATCCGGATGGCCTACCGCTCCCGCGAGGTGCTCGACGAAGCGGGGCTCTTCCCCGATCTCTCCGAGGCCCTCTCCGAAACGGAGTGGGTTGTCGGCATCAGCGGGCGAAAGAGAACAGGGGCCGGCGTCGAATCGATCGAGACCCTGGCCCCGGAAATCTGGGAGCGGGCCGGCCGTCAAAATGTCACATTGCTCTTCGGTCCGGAAGGGACCGGCCTCTCCAACGAAGCCCTCTCCCGCTGCCACCGAACCACCTTCATCCCGACCGGCCCCCGTTTCTCCTCGCTGAATCTCGCCCAGGCGGTCTTGCTGGTCGCCGCCGCCCTCCACCGGGCAAGCGCCCAACCTGCCTCCTCCGATCCGAACGGCCGGCCCGCGCCAGGGATCGCCTCTGTTGCCGAAACGGAATCTTTCTTTCATGAGATGGAACGGACGCTGGAAGAAATCGGCTTTTTGAAACCGCCTGCAAAGAAAAAAACGATAAGAAGGCTGAGGGAAATTTTGATGCGGGCGGAGGTTGACTCGGAAGAGGCGAAGCTGTTGCGGGCGATGTTCCGGCAGATGCTCCGGGCGGCGGAAAAAAAGAAGTCGAACTAA
- a CDS encoding cytochrome P450, producing the protein MTPKHPNTPPGPPGTPLVGQLFPFRRDPIDFLMRLSREYGDIARFKIGSQELFLFNHPDLIKNVLTVDHRSFIKGRGLQWAKRLLGEGLLTSEGEFHRRQRRIAQPAFHRQRIAAYGEMMTGYGVRMRERWEEEKPFDVLKEMMHLTMMVAAKTLFDTEAESEAKEIGGALSVSVEFFNRFTLPFADLLAELPVPSTLKFRKAKRRLDETVYRMIAERRASEGDRGDLLSMLLHATDEEGGTGGMTDRQLRDEAMTIFLAGHETTANALTWTWYLLSQHPGAEARLHAEIDALGGRLPAVDDLPKLTYTEKLLAESMRLYPPAWLLGYRAIRDYPVGRYVVPKGGIVLMSQYVMHHDPRYFPDPFRFDPERWEPAAKAVRPKFSYFPFGGGPRVCIGESFAWMEGILLIATLAQRWRLRLVPGHPVVLQPLITLRPKHGMMMTAERR; encoded by the coding sequence ATGACTCCGAAACATCCCAACACGCCGCCGGGCCCGCCGGGAACGCCGCTGGTCGGGCAGCTTTTTCCTTTTCGACGCGATCCGATCGATTTCCTGATGCGGCTTTCCCGCGAGTACGGGGATATCGCCCGCTTCAAGATCGGATCGCAAGAGCTGTTTCTTTTCAACCATCCAGACCTCATCAAAAACGTCTTAACGGTCGATCACCGCAGCTTTATCAAGGGGCGGGGACTTCAGTGGGCGAAGCGCCTTCTGGGTGAAGGGCTTCTGACCAGCGAGGGGGAGTTCCACCGCCGCCAGCGGCGGATCGCGCAGCCGGCCTTCCACCGGCAGCGGATCGCAGCTTACGGCGAGATGATGACCGGCTACGGCGTCCGGATGCGGGAGCGCTGGGAGGAGGAGAAACCGTTCGATGTCTTAAAGGAGATGATGCACCTGACGATGATGGTCGCGGCGAAGACCCTCTTCGATACCGAGGCCGAGTCGGAGGCGAAGGAGATCGGGGGGGCGCTGTCGGTCTCGGTCGAATTTTTCAACCGGTTTACCCTTCCTTTCGCCGACCTTTTGGCGGAGCTGCCGGTGCCGAGCACCCTCAAATTTCGAAAAGCAAAGCGCCGCCTGGATGAAACAGTCTACCGGATGATCGCCGAGCGGCGGGCGAGCGAAGGAGACCGGGGGGATCTCCTCTCGATGCTCCTTCACGCCACCGACGAGGAAGGGGGAACCGGCGGGATGACCGACCGGCAGCTTCGGGATGAAGCGATGACGATCTTCCTGGCGGGACATGAGACGACCGCGAATGCGCTGACCTGGACCTGGTATCTGCTGTCGCAACATCCCGGCGCGGAGGCGCGCCTGCACGCCGAGATCGACGCGCTGGGAGGGCGGCTCCCGGCGGTCGACGATCTGCCGAAGTTAACCTATACCGAGAAGCTGCTGGCCGAATCGATGCGGCTTTATCCTCCCGCGTGGCTGCTCGGCTATCGGGCGATTCGCGATTACCCGGTCGGCCGGTATGTCGTCCCGAAGGGGGGGATCGTCCTGATGAGCCAATATGTGATGCATCACGATCCGCGCTATTTTCCCGATCCGTTCCGGTTCGACCCGGAGCGTTGGGAGCCGGCGGCGAAGGCGGTCCGTCCGAAGTTTTCCTATTTCCCTTTCGGCGGCGGCCCCCGCGTCTGCATCGGCGAATCGTTCGCCTGGATGGAGGGGATTCTCCTGATTGCGACCCTCGCCCAACGCTGGCGGCTGCGATTGGTTCCTGGCCATCCGGTGGTGCTTCAACCGCTGATCACGTTGCGGCCCAAACACGGAATGATGATGACGGCGGAGCGGCGTTAG
- a CDS encoding ATP-binding protein, whose translation MMDRDIEKLRSMKGLRSAETTEQTGQETQEIPPVRSDRNQENAVHRQWKQFTEGILPEGARSVILESWQRCRAQGVNPEQVLFQRIAEETLQRRLESNRELIEIAALHLDWISSSWTRLPHVLFLIDRDGIVLYVTGNDSELREKLHLIPGYDWSERQVGTNGAGTALSADQAISIIEMEHFVRPFHAYTCTGAPIHLNGNGIGALGFGTPGADDNPERVILTAHTAYVIEQELMHRRTARQAELMKAEVMALLANSLDYKTTLSSVAHLVVPRFADWCLIDMVEEEQSIVRLAVAQADPSKSLLAQELQRQPLNQKVAFGAPQVIRTGQPELYPEVSDPLLQQAASDEKHLDLIRRMHSTSVMVVPIAGRDRILGAITFISAESGRRYNQTDLALAEDLARRAALAIENARLYRAAQEEIVERKRVEGSLRQSEEKYRNLFETMAQGVVYHNAWGKIVSLNPAAERILGLKLDQMPGRTSFDLTWRAIHEDGAHFPEETHPAIVALRTGKAVRNVVMGIFHPQEEAYRWVNINAVPQFQPGEEKPYQVYTTFEDITERKRGEEVLKQKTREAEEANRAKSNFVSIISHELRTPLNAIIGYSGLLKRPNVAEDPAKGAERIDRIYYNAHILLELINNLLNLNRMEAGQMPVEAEMVFLADVVGAIVDNLKSMGEEKGLKVAFINEDGPLPIHSDSKKIEQIVTNLITNAIKFTDQGSVTIRLSDHSAEQRACIEVSDTGIGIGAPDLPHLFEPFYQADPSDTRSYEGSGLGLSIVKKFTELLGGTVRVASALGAGATFKVILPYKMPHLRSKAA comes from the coding sequence ATGATGGATCGAGATATAGAAAAGCTGCGGTCGATGAAGGGCCTTCGAAGTGCGGAGACCACAGAGCAAACCGGACAAGAGACCCAAGAAATTCCTCCGGTGCGCAGCGATCGAAATCAGGAAAACGCCGTTCATAGACAGTGGAAGCAATTTACAGAGGGTATTCTACCCGAGGGGGCGCGAAGCGTCATCCTGGAATCGTGGCAGCGATGTCGCGCCCAAGGTGTCAATCCGGAGCAGGTTTTATTCCAACGTATTGCGGAGGAGACCCTTCAGCGACGGCTCGAATCGAATCGTGAGCTGATCGAGATCGCCGCGCTCCACCTCGATTGGATCTCCTCGTCATGGACCCGTCTCCCGCACGTTTTGTTTTTGATCGACCGCGACGGCATCGTCCTCTACGTTACCGGGAACGATTCCGAACTTCGTGAAAAACTCCACCTGATTCCGGGTTACGATTGGTCCGAGCGGCAAGTGGGGACCAACGGCGCAGGAACGGCTTTATCGGCAGATCAGGCGATTTCAATCATCGAGATGGAGCATTTCGTGCGGCCTTTTCATGCTTATACCTGCACCGGCGCGCCGATTCATCTGAACGGAAACGGCATCGGCGCGCTCGGCTTCGGGACCCCCGGGGCCGACGACAATCCGGAGCGGGTGATCCTGACGGCGCACACGGCCTATGTCATCGAGCAGGAGCTGATGCATCGGCGCACCGCCCGGCAGGCGGAGTTGATGAAAGCCGAGGTGATGGCGCTCCTGGCCAACTCGCTCGATTACAAAACCACCCTCTCCAGCGTCGCACACCTGGTTGTCCCCCGTTTTGCCGACTGGTGCCTAATCGATATGGTCGAAGAAGAACAGTCGATCGTCCGGTTGGCCGTCGCGCAAGCCGATCCGTCTAAGAGCCTCCTTGCTCAAGAGCTGCAGCGTCAACCGCTCAATCAAAAGGTGGCCTTCGGCGCCCCGCAGGTAATACGGACCGGTCAACCGGAGCTCTACCCGGAGGTCTCCGATCCTCTCTTGCAGCAAGCCGCTTCGGATGAGAAGCATTTAGATTTGATCCGGCGGATGCATTCAACGTCGGTCATGGTGGTTCCGATCGCGGGCCGCGATCGGATTTTGGGTGCGATTACTTTTATCTCGGCGGAATCGGGGAGGCGATACAACCAGACCGATCTCGCCTTGGCGGAAGACCTCGCCCGCCGGGCCGCGCTGGCCATCGAGAACGCGCGACTCTACCGCGCCGCTCAAGAAGAAATTGTGGAGCGCAAACGGGTGGAAGGATCTCTGCGGCAGTCGGAAGAAAAATACCGCAATCTGTTCGAGACGATGGCGCAGGGGGTCGTCTATCACAATGCATGGGGAAAAATCGTATCGTTGAATCCGGCCGCGGAGCGGATCCTCGGATTGAAGTTGGATCAGATGCCGGGGAGGACTTCGTTTGATCTCACTTGGAGGGCGATTCACGAAGATGGAGCCCACTTTCCGGAAGAGACCCACCCGGCGATCGTCGCGTTGAGAACCGGAAAAGCGGTGCGAAATGTGGTGATGGGAATCTTTCATCCCCAGGAGGAGGCCTATCGCTGGGTGAATATCAATGCCGTCCCGCAGTTTCAGCCCGGAGAAGAGAAGCCCTATCAGGTTTATACCACCTTTGAAGACATCACGGAACGAAAGCGGGGGGAAGAGGTCCTCAAGCAAAAGACGCGGGAGGCCGAGGAGGCGAACCGGGCCAAATCGAACTTTGTCTCGATCATCTCGCACGAGTTGCGGACCCCTCTCAATGCGATCATCGGCTATTCCGGTCTTCTGAAGCGTCCGAATGTCGCTGAAGATCCCGCGAAGGGAGCGGAACGGATCGACCGGATCTACTACAATGCCCACATTTTGCTTGAACTGATTAATAATCTTCTGAACCTCAACCGGATGGAGGCGGGACAGATGCCGGTGGAGGCGGAGATGGTGTTCCTCGCTGATGTGGTCGGCGCGATTGTCGATAATCTCAAATCGATGGGAGAGGAGAAAGGCTTGAAGGTGGCGTTCATCAATGAGGACGGCCCGCTGCCGATTCACTCCGATTCGAAGAAGATCGAGCAGATCGTCACCAACTTGATTACGAACGCCATCAAGTTCACCGACCAAGGCTCGGTGACGATTCGGCTCTCGGATCATTCGGCGGAACAGCGCGCTTGCATCGAAGTCTCCGATACCGGCATCGGAATCGGCGCGCCGGATCTGCCGCATCTCTTCGAGCCGTTCTACCAGGCCGATCCTTCCGATACCCGATCCTATGAAGGATCGGGGCTGGGGCTCTCCATCGTGAAAAAGTTCACCGAACTGCTCGGGGGGACGGTTCGGGTGGCCAGCGCATTGGGGGCCGGGGCGACCTTCAAGGTGATCCTTCCTTATAAGATGCCCCACTTGAGATCAAAGGCCGCTTAA
- a CDS encoding PAS domain S-box protein: protein MDREREGIRTSKTQSKLKNPIEKNRIRKRSLSKKGWEASFESIHLQWKRFLQGLSPEGPLRKVILESWRRSRADGIDPEPSQLSLRRMTAEDLQARLDTNRELIDIAALHLDWISSSLAQILHAVFLVDRDGIVLYAAGNDARMRESFHVVPGYDWSERKMGTNAVGTALAGNQAIAVAGPEHFIQLFHHYTCTGVPIHANGEVVGAIGIGTPVADGNPERMILTSHTAYVIEQELMHRQTASQAESIKAEAMMLLSNSLDYKTTLSIIAHLVVPRLADWCIIDMVEADRSIVRFAVAQADPSKSTLARDLQHQPLHPDVPYGAPQVIRTGRSELYTEISDSQKRGGASSEAHFKLIRQMNATSGMVVPIPGRGQVLGAITFLSAESGRRYNRVDLALAEDLARRAGLAIENAQLYRAAQREITERKRAEEASRESELRYRTLFDSIDEGFCVIEVLFDENDKPVDYRFLETNPMFEKQTGLRDAVGKTMRSLAPTHEAYWFEIYGRIALTGMPVRFENRAEALYRWYDVYAFRVGGPEERKVAILFNDITERKQAEGELRRAHERLRTSEERRELAARFAQIVVWEWDPHANRVDTTESFKEIYGLSAIEYAEQGWSLLHPEDRERHTAMVKKVATEGGSYHSEFRIIRPDTGAVVWIEERAFAVMDEQGGVARLIGAAANITERKQAEAALRNSREQLQTILDNTTAVVYLMSIENRFILINRQFEGLFGLKNKETHGRSIYEVFPKKVADAFQANNKKVIEGGIPLEFEEEVPLADGTHVYLSMKVPLIDQAGKPYGICGISSDITDRKRMEETLKQKTREAEEANRAKSQFVSIISHELRTPLNAIIGYAGLLKRPEFSEHSDKRIEMNDRIYYNAQALLELINNLLNLNRMEAGQMPVDAETVFLADVVGGIVDNLRSMGEEKGLKVTFINEDGPLPIHSDSKKIEQIVTNLISNAIKFTDHGSVTVRLSDRSAEQRAVIEVTDTGIGIDEGDLPRLFEPFYQADPSNTRSYEGTGLGLSIVKRFTDLLGGTVRVASTLGVGTTFTLSLPYERKHPV from the coding sequence ATGGATCGCGAGCGGGAAGGCATCCGAACGAGCAAGACCCAGTCAAAATTAAAGAACCCCATCGAGAAAAATCGGATTCGCAAGCGCTCTTTGTCGAAAAAAGGGTGGGAAGCGTCATTTGAATCGATCCATCTCCAGTGGAAGCGGTTTCTTCAAGGGCTTTCGCCCGAGGGGCCGCTGCGAAAGGTGATCCTGGAGTCGTGGCGGCGGAGCCGCGCCGACGGCATCGATCCGGAACCGTCTCAACTCTCTCTCCGTCGCATGACCGCGGAGGATCTTCAGGCTCGGCTCGACACGAACCGAGAATTGATCGATATTGCCGCCCTTCATCTGGATTGGATCTCCTCTTCATTGGCTCAGATCCTTCATGCCGTCTTTTTGGTCGATCGGGACGGCATCGTCCTTTATGCGGCCGGAAATGACGCTCGGATGCGGGAGTCGTTCCATGTGGTTCCGGGATATGATTGGTCCGAACGGAAAATGGGGACCAATGCGGTCGGAACGGCCCTGGCGGGGAATCAGGCGATCGCGGTCGCGGGGCCGGAGCATTTCATTCAACTGTTTCATCATTATACCTGCACAGGGGTTCCGATTCATGCAAATGGCGAGGTCGTCGGCGCGATCGGCATCGGGACCCCTGTCGCGGACGGCAATCCGGAGCGGATGATCCTGACCTCCCACACGGCCTATGTCATCGAGCAGGAGCTGATGCATCGGCAGACCGCAAGCCAAGCGGAGTCGATCAAAGCCGAGGCGATGATGCTCCTGTCCAACTCGCTCGATTATAAAACCACGCTATCCATCATTGCACACCTGGTTGTCCCTCGATTAGCCGATTGGTGTATCATCGATATGGTCGAAGCGGATCGGTCGATCGTCCGATTCGCCGTCGCGCAGGCCGATCCTTCCAAGAGCACCCTCGCTCGCGACTTACAGCATCAACCCCTTCATCCGGATGTCCCTTATGGCGCTCCGCAGGTGATACGGACCGGCCGATCGGAGCTCTACACGGAGATTTCTGATTCCCAAAAAAGGGGAGGTGCCTCCAGTGAGGCGCACTTCAAGCTTATTCGGCAGATGAATGCAACATCAGGCATGGTGGTCCCGATTCCCGGCCGGGGTCAGGTATTGGGGGCCATTACCTTCCTCTCGGCAGAATCTGGCCGGCGCTATAACCGGGTCGATCTCGCACTCGCTGAGGATCTCGCCCGTCGCGCGGGGCTGGCGATTGAGAACGCGCAGCTCTATCGCGCGGCCCAGCGGGAAATTACCGAGCGCAAGCGAGCGGAGGAAGCCTCGCGTGAATCCGAGCTTCGGTACCGGACGCTCTTCGATTCTATCGACGAGGGTTTTTGCGTTATCGAAGTGTTGTTCGACGAAAACGATAAGCCGGTTGATTACCGCTTTTTGGAAACCAATCCGATGTTCGAAAAACAAACCGGCCTGCGGGACGCCGTGGGTAAGACGATGCGATCGCTTGCCCCCACACATGAAGCGTACTGGTTTGAGATTTATGGCCGGATCGCGCTGACAGGGATGCCGGTCCGTTTTGAAAACCGGGCCGAAGCACTGTACCGCTGGTATGATGTTTACGCCTTCCGCGTCGGGGGGCCTGAAGAGCGAAAAGTCGCCATCCTCTTTAACGATATCACCGAGCGCAAGCAGGCGGAGGGAGAATTGCGGCGGGCCCATGAGCGGCTGCGCACCAGTGAGGAGCGACGAGAGCTCGCCGCCCGGTTTGCGCAGATTGTCGTCTGGGAGTGGGATCCGCACGCCAACCGGGTCGACACCACAGAGAGCTTCAAGGAAATCTACGGTCTTTCGGCCATCGAATACGCCGAACAGGGTTGGTCGCTGCTTCATCCCGAGGATCGGGAGCGCCACACCGCCATGGTCAAAAAAGTGGCGACGGAGGGGGGGAGCTACCATTCCGAGTTTCGCATTATCCGCCCCGACACCGGGGCCGTCGTCTGGATCGAGGAGCGCGCTTTTGCCGTCATGGATGAGCAAGGGGGTGTCGCGCGGCTGATCGGCGCGGCGGCGAACATCACCGAGCGCAAGCAGGCGGAAGCGGCGCTTCGGAACAGCCGGGAACAGCTCCAGACGATTCTCGATAATACGACGGCCGTGGTTTATCTCATGAGCATCGAGAACCGGTTCATTTTAATCAACCGGCAGTTTGAGGGGCTTTTCGGTTTAAAGAATAAAGAGACGCATGGCAGGTCGATCTATGAGGTTTTCCCGAAGAAGGTCGCCGATGCCTTTCAGGCCAATAACAAGAAAGTAATTGAAGGGGGAATCCCTTTGGAATTCGAAGAGGAGGTTCCATTGGCGGACGGCACTCATGTTTACCTTTCCATGAAGGTTCCTTTAATCGATCAAGCGGGAAAACCGTATGGGATCTGCGGCATCTCGAGCGACATCACCGATCGGAAACGAATGGAGGAGACCCTCAAGCAAAAGACGCGCGAGGCGGAGGAGGCGAACCGGGCTAAATCACAGTTTGTGTCGATTATCTCGCACGAGCTGCGGACGCCGCTCAACGCCATCATCGGCTACGCCGGTCTCCTGAAGCGTCCTGAATTTTCAGAACACTCGGATAAGCGAATCGAGATGAACGACCGCATTTATTATAATGCGCAGGCTCTCCTGGAGCTGATCAACAATCTGCTGAATCTCAACCGGATGGAGGCGGGGCAGATGCCGGTCGATGCGGAGACGGTGTTTCTTGCCGATGTGGTCGGCGGCATTGTCGATAATCTCAGATCGATGGGAGAGGAGAAGGGGCTGAAGGTGACGTTCATCAATGAAGACGGCCCGCTGCCGATCCACTCCGATTCGAAGAAGATCGAGCAGATCGTCACCAACCTCATTTCCAATGCGATTAAGTTTACCGATCACGGCTCGGTGACGGTGCGGCTGTCGGACCGCTCGGCGGAGCAACGGGCCGTCATCGAAGTCACCGACACCGGCATCGGCATCGACGAAGGGGATCTGCCGCGTCTTTTTGAGCCGTTCTATCAGGCCGATCCTTCCAATACCCGTTCTTATGAGGGAACGGGGCTGGGGCTCTCCATTGTAAAGAGGTTTACTGACCTGCTCGGCGGAACCGTCCGGGTAGCGAGTACATTGGGGGTCGGAACGACCTTCACCCTCTCCCTTCCCTATGAACGTAAACATCCAGTGTGA